DNA sequence from the Leptospira limi genome:
GTCTAACAAATGGTAGGTGGGCATGTAATACAAAAACCAAATGCCCCTTGATCGAATGGTTCATCAAAGAATTCCCTTTCCAGAACCCGACCCATTGACAAAAGGAAAATTTTCATTAGGCAAAGAATCTTGGTTTGCCTGTTTGTTTCTTGGGTTTACATAATATCCACTTGCGTTTGTTTCTCGAAAGTAAAATTCACCACTCGGGCTTTGGGTGACAAGACCTGCGCTAATCCATTCAGGGTGGATCCATTCTTTGTCCAACCGAAAAGACTCAGTGCCTAGGGGTAAGTCTTTTCCGGTGGAATGTAAGGAAGGAATTTCCTTTTCTAAATAAGAAACAAAAATAGTGCATTGGATCATTTTCACAGGAAACATAAACTTTAAATAGTAAGATTCTGTAAAGGGTGGAAGGTCGTACCATTCTATACGGTCACTCCCAAAAACGTTTTGGTATTCTACTTTCAAACGAAACTTTAAAACATCGGTAGTTTGCACTTCCAATTCTTTGGTCATTCGTTCCATGGTGTTTTCTGAAAATTTCCAAAATACAAAGGCTTCTTTTGGCGACCGAACTAGTACCTTAATTAAATCTTCAGTTGGGTAACTGGGATGTTTTGTATATTTGGAATCATTGTAAATTTTAGGAAGTTTGTTTGGTAGCAAAGATCGTGTTTCACCAGGTGGTTTTACGAGTTCATTTTTAGATAGTACCTTGGATTCATCTTTTGCCTTAGGTTTTGCAGGAGATGCTGATTTTTTTTTGGCCACTTTTTTTTTGGCGGCTTTCTCTTTCTTTTCTTCCTCTGCCATGCATACAAGGAGTATGCCTCGAAACACCCACCTTCAATTCTTTTTTATTTGACGTTAGCTTTTTTTCCAAAATACAATCATTCCATACCAAATTGGGACAAACTATGAAAATCAATTATACTTGGAAACATTTAGACCGATCCGAAGCTGCTGAAAAATATGCAGATGAAAAACTAGAACGAGTGACAAAATTCGTACAAAAAGTTGTATCTTGTGAAGTTTCCTTTGAAGCCATCCATGGAGAAATCAACGCTAACCTCAAGTTACACGCTGATGGAAATAATTTTAACGCACATAACCAAGACAAAGACATTTATGTGTGTATCGATGGTTTAGAAGACAAAATCATCTCCCAAACAAGCAAACACCACGACAAAAAAAGCCAACACTAATCTCTTATGATCCAGAAGTCGGAAGAAGCACTCACCTATCTTGGAAATGGTGAGTTTCAAACTGCTAAATCTATCTTTTCTGTACTTCTGGATCGTGATCCCGAGGACATTGCCACCATCAGTGGATTTTATATCGCAAGTTTTTGGGATCACAGACTCGATCTCATATTAAAAACAAGGGAAGGAAAGGAACGGGGTAAATTACTCCTCCAACTTTTTTCTGATTTTGAAACGGAAGTGCGAAAACGTGGGTTTCAAAACACAGACAGTTTTATTGTCACACAAGATTGTATCTTAAAAGAAGCAAGAGACCATCTCAAACTTGCTTACCAATGGGAAGGATCAAATGCTCTCGACAAAGAGTTGCTAGGTGACCTCGCCCGAAGTCTCATCAAAATCCAAGACTATTCGATGGCCATTGAAGTACTTTTATATGGTGGAAACAAACAATCTCCTGTCCTTTTGTATTATCTAGCAGAATCCCAGGTGATGACTGGAAAAGAAAAAGAAGGTATCGATAATTACCGCATTGCCTTTTTAAATGACCCACAACTCTTTCCCTATACCATTGTACGCTGGCCACCTTTACTCCAACTCATCGAAAAA
Encoded proteins:
- the hpf gene encoding ribosome hibernation-promoting factor, HPF/YfiA family; translation: MKINYTWKHLDRSEAAEKYADEKLERVTKFVQKVVSCEVSFEAIHGEINANLKLHADGNNFNAHNQDKDIYVCIDGLEDKIISQTSKHHDKKSQH